The Spinacia oleracea cultivar Varoflay chromosome 2, BTI_SOV_V1, whole genome shotgun sequence DNA segment AGGCACAAAACTCTCAAACCTCTTCTTCTTATTCCTCATTGAATAATCTCCAATTTCAGGAATACTATCCCACTCCTCCGCCGTCACAGTATGCAACTTCCTCTTCAAATCAGCAAATTGCTCGGTAATCTTAGGGTTTGAAGCCCGGTACTTCTCAATCTCTTCCTTCAACCGAGCCTCCCTCCTATCCTTCCtccttgaatccatcctcacaTCAATCGCTTCCCACACTGCATCCGCCTCCTTATCATCCTCATCATACTCCGCAGAAGCGAACAATCCAACATCATTCCCCTCAAACTCATCAAAATTCTGATTCTCATCATACCCTTTATCCTCCCCTTCCTCCTCTTCACCCTCGTCACCTCCCTTCCCCCGCCCCTGCCCCTGTACCTGCCCCCTTCCCCTTCCCCGCCCCATTCCCATATCAGGAGGCGGAGCACTGCCAATCGGGGTGGCAGACCGGTCAGGCATATCCATAACCGGTCTAGAAGGCCCAATATCAGACCGGGTCGTAAACCCAGTAGCTCCACGACCCAACCCGGCAACATAATTCGAAGGGGGTTTCAAGTACATAAAATCAAGATTACTCTTTGATTGCACAGGAGCTTGCATACCACCACAAAGGGGAACATACAATGATAAAGTTGAATTCAATCGAATACCCAAATCAGAAATTATACAATTAAAATCCCCAATTAATCTTTTGGATGATGATAACAGACATTGGCGTTCAATTGGAAGACCTAACCTATCAGTAATAGTCTGGTGAAGATTCCCTAAAGTTGTTGAATTAGGGTTTACATCAAGAACTAGGGTTTTGTTGTCAAATGTTCTGAGATAAACCATGATTGTGAAATTGCAGATAGAAGTACCTGGATATGGAGATTCGCTTCAAACGTTGATGAACACTTCGATTAGGAGAGAACCAGTGTAGActtcagaggagagagaaaagatcgTATGCGcacactattttttttttggtaaacgGATGGGCGAGCATTAAATTAAAGAACCATAGAGTTTAACAGAGAGTACAACaccaaaaggaaaaacaaaagagagaaGCTGTTATAGGGTACATCGTGAATAAAAGTATGCCACTACTTTACttttcctaatttagaagtacAGGTTTCATAGTCGGCCCAAATTTTTATTTACAtgaggtgtacgataaatattgtacactgaagttaaagttaacgtaaaatgcttaaaagctACCCTTGTATACGTAggagttatctattttttactgataaattttttcattttaataaaaagcatttcttcaaaatcactaataatatataaaatttatcaaatagccctttaaaatgtttatctattaatttttttttaataatataaatgttagaaaaaattgggtaaaagttagagaaaactagGTAAAATttatgttggtgtacaataaatttattgtacaccttgtgcatgcaagaccttttgaatagTCGGTACATTAGTCGGTAATTTTATCCGATATCTCATGAGCCTTGGGCCCTATTGGCCGCTCTTGGTTGGGCAGTATTATATACTACATGCACAATAACATTATCATGTTGGGTCTTGCCTTGTTATAACAGTCCAGTCCGCTTGTCCCTTGGCCATctttactttaaaaaaaatacagaaCTCTTTAGTGTTATCAAaggtaaaataataaaatagttCAAGTTAAGTGCCTTGGATGCTCCGTTGAAATTGCTGCATACTCCGTAAGAATGTAAGATAGTGTAAGAAGATTTGGAAGCTTGCGAGTTGCAACACTATTGAGGCGGTTCAATAGCATTTTGGTGTATCCATTGAAGATTTAGAGATCAAGGTTTGGattctcattttttttatttttttttatttttatcattttgttaattattgGGGAATTAGTATTGATATATACTTCGTACAGGAGATGATTTATCATTTATGTAaggtttttttaataataatttatttgtgGATTGCTAagagaaaattaataatttgaatataaatacaaattaaattaaacatgCTTTTGCTAGATCCATCTAAAGAAACATTGTCATGGACCTCATGGTCAATGctgttaaaatattttatttataatttatgcTTAAGGATCAACTAAAGTTAATCAAATTTGACAATAATTTGTATTAATATTGTTGTGATTTCATGGTTTGAGAGTTGTGAGTTGTGATTTTTAAAGTAATTGATTTAGGCCTGTTCGTTTGAACTTTTTCTTCTTCGGAATTTTAGTCCAGTTCAGTTTGGGTCTATTAAGCTCAGTTCAGGTGGTCCGGTCTGGTCCGGGTCATTAAGTTTACTTTCAGGGCACGCTTGGGTTGGGTGTAATGGACTATGGAGGTAATAAAATTCAAATCACTATAataataaaaggacaatgaaggtgaattgaggtggttgcaaggagggtggtgcggtggtattgtgatgagaagttggggtagtggtggtgttgtgagtACTTTcccccaaatgagggtaataacCACCCTAGTGGGATTGTGGGTAACTATTCCTCCCACGatgagggtatttgttccccttcccttttatttttttcttgccaacactagcttgttccctttgccaccacttcatcccctcttcatcaccttcaattaccttagtttgacttttattacccctttaatatattaccctcaatccaagcatgccctcAGTTCAGATTAATTCAGTCCAAAAGAACATAGCCTAGATAGTTGTGCGTGTAAATTTACAGGGTATACGGGGATAACTTTTACGGAGTAATTAAACATTGTAACCGTAGGGCAATGCGACAGGATTTAATCTGAAAAAGTAGTCTGAATAAGGGTGAATGGGTGGTTGTGCAGCACATATATAGAAGATACATCAATGGAACAGAACACAGCAGAAAATTGGCAGGAATGTATACCAGGTTCTCTAAAattggtagagattgagggtaaGGGAAGAGGTTTAGTGGCCTCTGAGCCATTAAAAGGAGGCCAAGTAGTTCTGCAAGAGTCTCCCATTCTTACATTCTCCGCCTTCCCTCTAAAACACGGGAGAAATGATGAAGAAAAAGCTGCTAATGCTTCTTCAACATATTATTGTTCACATTGTTACAGACAGTGCATGGTTTCAGAAGGATTCTCATGCCCTTCATGCTCCCATCCGAGTCACACCGTCTTCTGCAGCTATAAGTGCCTATCTTCCGGTCTTAGCAAAATACATACACCTTGGGTGTGTGACGCCCTTAGACAATTCAGGCATTGCTCTTTATTGTTGGACCATCAGCCCGAAGAGCGTCAGGTATATTACAGTGCTACAAGATCATCTGTTTTCAGTATATAACCCTGTTTTGTTACACACCCAAACATAACCTAGAGTTCTACAGCAACTTTTTCATGTACGAAATGGATGTCCAACTCCTATACCATATAGTATCATGTTTAACATGACCTaaatttataaagaaacttTTTCACCTATAAAATGGATGTCTAGCTCCTAAAGTATTTTTTTTGGGTATAAATATCCCTTTTTTGTTACACACCCGAACATGACCTAAAGCAATATTCACATACGTCATGTATGTCCAACTCTTATACTCTATAGTATCATACTATCATGTTGAGAGTGGCTCAAGCGAATACTTGTGTAGCTGAGCTGATTAATCTGTGATAGATGTTGGTTGAATAAGATCGCTTCTTCTTacctagtaaaaaaaaaatgtaacttCAGTATGTAGCCCTGTGTTGTTATGCACGCAAACATGAACTAAACCAATTTTTTCATGTACGAAATGGATTTCTGACTCAAAATTTTTGGTGGGATAATGCTGAACCAGATTACAGGACAAATAAACTGCAGAAACATTATCATATAGATAGAAGCCCTTATGCAGTTGGTGATGTTTAATTACATGATTGTTTCCCCTTATGCAGTCAGTGATGTTTAATTACTAAAACTAAAATCAGGTACAAGCCCGTTACTTGGTGGCCGCGTACAATCTTGCAATAACATCACCTTCAACCTTCAAAACCTTGTTATCGCTTCATGGAGAAGGCCGGCAAAAGGATGTTGATTCTGCAATGTTTCTCCACTCTATCATTTCATCACTTTCATTCCCAGACGGGTTTTCAGCTCCTTCAGTGGAAACAATAGCAGCACTCCTAGACAAGGAAAGTTGCAACTCCTTCAGTCTAATGGAGCCTTATTCAGTAAATGGGGGAAGATCTGCTAGAGCTTATGGTCTTTATAAGAATGCTTCATCTTTTAACCATGATTGCCTACCTAATGCCTGTCGTTTCGACTACCTCGACAGTATTAAAGATGATAAAAACAGTACTGATTTAGTTATCCGGATGATACAAGATGTTCCTCCAGGTAAGGAAATATGTATAAGTTACTTCCGAGTTGGCCTAAGCTACTGCGAAAGGAAACAAAGGTTGCTTGATTATTTCGGTTTTGCATGCTTTTGTGATCGATGCAAGGTTGATGAAAGCAATGATAAGGATGGAAGTGGTGGtgctgatgatgatgatgatgatgattctaCATTCATTGCGAAATACATGTGTGAGAGGGAGAATTGCGGAGGTACTTTGGCTCCTTTGCCACCTTCTAATGGTAATCCA contains these protein-coding regions:
- the LOC110802818 gene encoding histone-lysine N-methyltransferase ASHR2 — encoded protein: MEQNTAENWQECIPGSLKLVEIEGKGRGLVASEPLKGGQVVLQESPILTFSAFPLKHGRNDEEKAANASSTYYCSHCYRQCMVSEGFSCPSCSHPSHTVFCSYKCLSSGLSKIHTPWVCDALRQFRHCSLLLDHQPEERQVQARYLVAAYNLAITSPSTFKTLLSLHGEGRQKDVDSAMFLHSIISSLSFPDGFSAPSVETIAALLDKESCNSFSLMEPYSVNGGRSARAYGLYKNASSFNHDCLPNACRFDYLDSIKDDKNSTDLVIRMIQDVPPGKEICISYFRVGLSYCERKQRLLDYFGFACFCDRCKVDESNDKDGSGGADDDDDDDSTFIAKYMCERENCGGTLAPLPPSNGNPFNIMECNFCGMLSKQKQE